A window from Dehalococcoidia bacterium encodes these proteins:
- the msrA gene encoding peptide-methionine (S)-S-oxide reductase MsrA has protein sequence MKSKITLAGGCFWCLEAVYERLNGVEQVVSGYCGGDVDQPTYQMVCTGNTGHAEAIQITYEDSLISDQTVIDLFFAFHDPTTLNRQGADVGTQYRSAVFYETESQKQLALDAIKRVTDEKWWPAPIVTDVAPLNKFFPAEDYHQQYFQMNFSQPYCQIVISPKVEKLFKEYSHLLQKNQ, from the coding sequence TTGGAGGCTGTTTACGAGCGACTCAATGGGGTTGAACAAGTAGTGTCGGGCTACTGCGGTGGAGATGTAGATCAACCCACTTATCAAATGGTTTGTACTGGCAACACTGGCCACGCTGAAGCAATACAGATTACTTATGAGGACAGTTTGATTTCAGATCAAACTGTGATTGATCTTTTTTTTGCATTTCATGACCCAACTACATTGAATCGGCAAGGTGCAGATGTTGGTACTCAGTATAGATCGGCAGTTTTTTACGAGACTGAATCGCAGAAGCAGTTGGCACTAGACGCTATTAAACGGGTAACAGATGAAAAATGGTGGCCAGCACCAATAGTTACTGATGTGGCTCCGCTAAACAAATTTTTCCCTGCTGAGGATTACCATCAACAGTATTTCCAAATGAATTTTTCTCAACCTTATTGCCAAATTGTTATTTCACCAAAAGTTGAGAAGCTATTCAAGGAATACTCACACCTTTTGCAAAAGAACCAGTAA
- a CDS encoding OsmC family peroxiredoxin, whose product MAATRSAHAVWDGDLLSGKGVVTASTSGAFDQLSVSWKARTEEPGGSTSPEELVAAAHASCFSMALSAGLGRAGTPPSKLEVDATVTFEQIEGGWKVCCSDLKVIGTVPGLDQAGFEAAAEAAKDGCPISGALKGNVELSVQATLN is encoded by the coding sequence ATGGCAGCAACACGTTCTGCGCATGCAGTTTGGGATGGAGATTTATTATCAGGAAAAGGAGTGGTGACTGCATCTACTTCAGGTGCATTTGACCAACTTTCAGTGTCTTGGAAAGCAAGGACTGAAGAGCCTGGTGGCAGCACAAGCCCTGAAGAGCTTGTTGCAGCTGCTCATGCAAGCTGCTTTTCAATGGCGCTTTCTGCCGGCTTAGGGAGGGCGGGTACACCACCTTCCAAGCTCGAGGTTGATGCCACGGTTACATTTGAGCAAATTGAAGGTGGATGGAAAGTTTGCTGTAGTGATCTAAAAGTGATTGGGACTGTACCTGGTCTTGATCAAGCTGGTTTTGAAGCAGCTGCAGAAGCGGCAAAAGATGGCTGCCCGATATCGGGCGCTCTAAAAGGAAACGTAGAATTAAGTGTGCAGGCTACTTTGAATTAA
- a CDS encoding ethanolamine ammonia-lyase reactivating factor EutA translates to MTQPLGGFTGTERSFIGEEELHLISVGVDIGSSTSHLVFSELELERRNTRYVIVKRTILRESEILLTPYTEDGTTIDAHALGEFINSQYVLANLKRDQIDTGALILTGVAVQRHNARSIAEIFAEEAGKFVAVSAGDGLEATMAAHGSGAVEESEKTSGVVMNIDIGGGTSKITICRNGKALEVTAIDVGARILAFDEDGSITRIEEAGKFFAKEAGVEIAIGTAISLEQREIIVAKMMDRLREVISLRGVSEETKKLLRLPELTFEGKIDTVIFSGGVSEFIYGRETSNFGDLGSLIASAVRKEIAELGAMIMVPNAGIRATVVGASQYTVQVSGSTILISPLDAVPIRNVPVMTPDYGLQADEEIDRNSISELTKVALARLDLLSSSTPIAISFAWKGSATFARLNDFTRGVVNGMQEVVSNGNPIVLISDGDIGGLLGLHLVEEVQFPNPVISIDGLELREFDYIDIGELIQSSGAVPVVIKSLVFPGSTQRLD, encoded by the coding sequence ATGACCCAGCCACTTGGAGGGTTTACGGGAACCGAACGTTCATTTATTGGTGAAGAAGAACTCCACCTTATTAGCGTAGGAGTTGATATTGGCTCTTCTACTTCACATTTGGTTTTTTCTGAACTTGAACTAGAAAGAAGAAATACTAGGTACGTGATTGTAAAGCGTACGATTTTACGAGAGTCAGAAATATTACTTACTCCATATACCGAAGACGGCACGACTATCGACGCGCATGCCTTAGGAGAATTTATTAATTCGCAATATGTCCTTGCCAATTTGAAGCGAGACCAGATTGATACTGGGGCATTAATTCTGACTGGAGTTGCAGTCCAGCGACATAATGCACGTTCAATTGCAGAAATTTTTGCTGAAGAAGCAGGGAAATTTGTGGCAGTCAGCGCGGGAGACGGACTGGAAGCAACTATGGCTGCACATGGCTCTGGTGCAGTGGAGGAGTCTGAGAAAACATCTGGCGTAGTTATGAACATAGATATTGGTGGAGGGACTAGCAAAATCACTATTTGCCGAAACGGAAAGGCATTAGAAGTTACAGCAATAGATGTTGGTGCACGCATCCTAGCTTTTGATGAGGATGGTTCTATCACACGAATTGAAGAGGCCGGCAAATTTTTTGCAAAAGAAGCCGGTGTTGAAATTGCAATTGGCACAGCGATTTCATTAGAACAGCGAGAGATAATTGTTGCAAAAATGATGGATCGCTTGAGGGAAGTAATTTCGCTGAGAGGTGTTTCTGAAGAAACGAAAAAATTATTACGTCTACCAGAGTTAACGTTTGAAGGAAAAATTGACACAGTAATTTTTTCTGGAGGTGTATCTGAATTCATCTATGGGAGAGAGACATCTAATTTTGGAGATTTGGGTTCATTGATAGCGTCTGCAGTTCGCAAAGAGATAGCGGAACTTGGGGCGATGATTATGGTTCCCAATGCGGGGATTAGAGCTACTGTAGTGGGCGCGTCGCAGTACACAGTTCAAGTTAGCGGTAGCACAATATTGATCTCTCCACTTGATGCAGTGCCCATAAGGAATGTTCCTGTTATGACGCCGGATTATGGATTGCAAGCTGATGAAGAGATCGATCGCAATTCGATTTCTGAATTGACCAAAGTCGCACTTGCTCGTTTGGATTTGCTTAGCTCAAGCACTCCAATCGCAATAAGCTTTGCTTGGAAAGGCTCTGCTACATTCGCAAGGTTGAATGACTTCACTCGAGGAGTAGTGAATGGGATGCAAGAAGTAGTCAGTAACGGCAACCCTATTGTTTTAATAAGTGATGGGGACATTGGCGGACTACTAGGTCTGCATCTGGTTGAAGAAGTCCAATTTCCAAACCCGGTTATTTCAATAGACGGGCTTGAACTGAGAGAATTTGATTACATTGACATTGGTGAACTTATACAATCTTCTGGTGCAGTTCCAGTTGTAATCAAGTCTCTTGTTTTTCCAGGATCTACTCAAAGGTTGGATTAA
- a CDS encoding aldo/keto reductase, which yields MEYRKIGQTDLKASVIGTGGYPFGPPLLDQVQSAQVIEKAYEMGINFFDTSDVYGQGQSEIFLGKAVQGFRKNIILSSKFNLNNLEGKSPRQRIYDRCEEALTKLRTDYLDLFQVHFSTPDVPHDELLGPLNELVEEGKVRYLGNCNTYSWRWLEELQFSRQNKLPEFESSQNHYSLLHRHPELELIPFCREHGKSLLAYFPLGGGWLTGIYEPGKPYPVGSRAAKVPTGIVTRMRSERVDRLVPVLEEFAHQRGHSLYELALAWVISHHEVAVTLTGFDQPEHVEKNLRALDWKLSTSEIDELDNLTSWWDGSNAIIDNSEPTPRTLAK from the coding sequence ATGGAATATAGAAAAATCGGCCAAACTGATTTAAAGGCTTCAGTTATTGGCACTGGAGGTTACCCGTTTGGTCCCCCATTGCTAGATCAAGTTCAATCTGCGCAGGTTATTGAAAAAGCGTATGAAATGGGTATTAATTTTTTTGACACATCTGACGTATACGGCCAAGGGCAGAGCGAAATATTCTTGGGGAAAGCAGTTCAAGGATTCAGGAAGAACATTATCCTCTCTTCGAAATTCAATTTGAATAACCTCGAAGGCAAGTCACCACGCCAAAGGATCTATGACCGTTGCGAAGAGGCACTTACAAAGCTTAGAACGGATTACCTTGATCTATTTCAGGTCCACTTTTCCACACCAGATGTCCCACATGACGAACTTCTTGGGCCCTTAAATGAATTGGTTGAGGAAGGTAAAGTTCGATACCTAGGTAACTGCAATACATATTCTTGGAGATGGCTTGAAGAGCTTCAATTTTCGAGGCAAAATAAATTGCCAGAGTTTGAATCAAGTCAAAATCACTACAGTTTGCTCCATCGTCACCCGGAATTAGAATTGATACCTTTTTGCAGAGAACATGGGAAGTCATTGTTGGCGTATTTCCCTCTAGGAGGGGGATGGCTCACTGGTATATATGAACCTGGAAAGCCATACCCAGTCGGCAGTCGAGCAGCCAAAGTCCCTACAGGTATAGTGACTAGAATGCGATCCGAGAGAGTTGATCGATTGGTTCCAGTATTAGAAGAATTCGCTCATCAGAGAGGGCATTCACTGTATGAATTGGCACTTGCATGGGTTATTTCACACCATGAAGTCGCAGTTACACTAACTGGATTTGATCAGCCAGAGCATGTTGAAAAAAACTTGCGAGCACTCGATTGGAAATTATCTACTAGTGAAATTGATGAATTAGATAACCTCACTTCG